The Gemmatimonadaceae bacterium genome contains the following window.
CGCGCCCCACGCCGTCCACGTGGCCGAGTACCAGGTGCCCTCCCAAGCGATCCCCCAGTCGCAGCGCGCGCTCGAGGTTCACGCGCCGGCCGACCTGCCAACCGGCGAGCGTCGTGCGCCCCATGGTGGTGGACACAGCGGCCACGGTGAACCAACCCGGTCCATGTGCGCGCACCGTCAAACAGGCCCCGTTGACGGCGATGCTCTCGCCGTCCGTGAGGTCGTCGTAGCCACAGAGGATGCGGAACTCGCGTCCCGCCTCCGTTTCGGCCACGCGATCGAGGGATCCGACGCTGTCAACCAGCCCGCTGAACACTAAGGCGCTCCCAGCGCATAGGTCGTCATGACGTCCGCACCCAGCACACGGCGTTCCAGCACGCGCAACCGCTCCAAGCGCGCGACGTCGGCCGGCGGCGCGAAGGCAAAGGCATTGAGCGCGCCCTCCCCCAACACCACCGGCGCCCGAAAGATAATCAACCGGTCGGCGGCGGCGTTCGCGAGGAAGGTGCCGGCCAACCGGGCCCCACCCTCCACAAGGAGCGACCCGATGCCCCGTTCGGCGAGGGCGAGCAGCGCTTCGGTGAACCCCGGGGCTTCCACAACGACGACTCCGGCGCCTTCGAGCGCACGCGCCCGGGCCGGATCGGGGGCACGCGCCACGAGCACCACGGGCGTCTCGCGCGCCGTGCGCACCAGCGCGGACTCGAGGGGCGTGCGGAGCGTCGAATCGAAGACCACGCGCGTGAGCGGCACGCGCGGCGGGTCCCAGTGACGCACCGTGAGCTGCGGATCGTCGGCCAGCACCGTGCCCACGCCGACGGCGATCGCGTCGTGGCCGGCCCGCAGGCGGTGTACCTCGCGCCGCGATTCCGGCCCGGTGAGGAACGTGGTCGTGCTCCGGTCGGCGGCGGCGATCGCGGTATCGATCGACACGGCGAGTTTGAGCGTGACGAACGGGCGCTCGCCGTGCGCCAATCGATGGAAGTACGCGGCGTTCAGCTCACGGGCCTCGGTGGCGCCGTGGCCGATGTCGACGCCGATGCCCGCAGCGCGCAGGCGGTCGGCGCCGCCTGCCGCCTGCGGATGGGGATCGCGGGTGGCGATCACCACGCGGGTCACACCCGCGGTGATGATTGCCTCGACGCACGGAGGTGTCTTGCCGTGATGCGTGCACGGTTCGAGGGTGACGTACATGGTGGCACCCTGCGCGCGCCCCCCGGCTGCCGCCAGCGCCGCCACCTCGGCGTGCGCTTCGCCGTACCGTGCGTGACAGCCTTCTCCCACGACCGCCCCGTCGCGGACGACGACGGCGCCGACCATCGGGTTCGGCGCCGTCTGCCCCCAGCCAGTGCGGGCGAGTTCCAGTGCCCGGCGCATGAACGCCGAGCCGTCACGATCGGTCATGCGCTACCAGCCAAGGCGGAGCCCAACGGAGCCGTAGAGGCGTGAGGCGTTGGCGTCCTTCGAGAACTGATTGTACGTGCTCACCGAGCCACCCGACACCTGGCCCACTTCGCCGACCAATGTGAGGATCGGCAGGTTGAGGGACAGATCGGCGAACATGTTGGTGCGGGTCACATCCTGCGACAGCGACACCGTCGGTGACGTCTGCCCCAGCACCGTGGCCTGCACGTCCGCTGACTGGCTGTACTTGTCCTGGCCCACGCCGGCAGCCAGTCCGAATACCACGAAGTGTTTGCTCGCCACCAGTCGGTACGCCGTCGTGCCGATGTTGACGTTGGATACCATGAACGTGGTGAAGCCCGACGCGCCTTCGAGGGTCACCGCCGGCAGGTCGCGCTTGAGGTACGTGACCGCGACGCCGGGGAGGGCGATCGACTCCTGGATGATCCCCACGCGCACGCCGTAGCCGAACTTGAGGGACCCGTTGGGAGCCTTCACGCTCAGGCCGTTCTGGGTGACGTCCGGGATATAGGCCACGTTCACCAACGCGTCGACTCCGCCCACATTCGTGACGCCTACTGGAATGCCGCTCCAGAGGCCGATCGCCGCGTCGGCTACGGGCATCGGAAGCGGTTGATTGTCTTTCGTGGGCAGCGTTTGCCGCTGCGCGCCAGTCACGCTCTGCTGGAATGCGTCCACCTGCGGAAGCGTGGCCGCTACCACATTCGCGCGCACGCCGACCGAGAAGTGCCCGAACCCGCCCAACGTGCCACCCTGCCCCAGCGTGGCATTGCCGCCCGCGACCGCCGCTCCGAGTTGGGGGGCCATGTACTGGAACACGTCCACGGCCTGCTGGCACGCGTCCTGACTCACCTGCGTCGCCGTACCCTGAGCACCAGACGGACACGCCGACGACTGTGCGCGGGCCGCGCCGGCGCCAACCACCGTGAGCGTCACCGCCATCACGAACCATGAACCCTTCATACCGCCTCCGCGTGTTGGATGTGCACGCGACCGGAACCGCGGACAACGCGACCGAGCTGCCATCCCGCCAGCCCGGCCGCCGCCGCATCCGTCAGCACCGTTTCCGCTTCGCCCCGGGCCGCGATCGCTACCATACCGACGCCCATGTTGAACGCGCGGAACATTTCGTCGGCGGTCACCCCCCCCGCCCGCTGCAGCTGCGCGAAGACATTCGGCACGGTCCACGTGCGGGCATCGACCTCGGCATCGAGGGTGTCAGGGAGCGCGCGATTCAAATTGCCGGGAAGTCCACCTCCCGTGATGTGCGCCATCGCACGAATGCGGCCGAGCAGCGAGCGCAGGGCCGGAAGGTACGAACGGTGCACGCGCAGCAGCACATCAGCCACCGACCCAGCCTCCCCCGGAAACGGATCGGCCACCCCGAGGCCCATGCGTTCCGATACGATGCGGCGGGCCAGCGAGTAGCCGTTGGTGTGCAGCCCGCTGCTCGGGAAGCCGAGGAGCACGTCGCCCTCACGTACGCGTTCGGCGCCGAGCACGGCGTCCTCGTCCACGTAGCCGACGATGAACCCCGCGAGGTCGTAGTCCGGCGGAGTGTAGAGGCCCGGCATCTCGGCCGTCTCACCGCCCATGAGGGCACACCCGTTCTCGCGGCAGCCGGCGGCCACGCCGGCCACCACGCGTTCAACGACGCTCGGTACCAGCCTTCCGAACGCCACGTAATCGAGGAAGAACAGCGGGACCGCGCCCTGTACGAGGATGTCGTTCACGCAGTGGTTCACGAGATCGTGGCCCACCGTGTCGTGGCGGTCCGCTTCGATGGCCACCTTGATCTTGGTGCCCACGCCGTCGGCGCTGGACACGAGCAGGGGGCGCCGGGCGTCGGCGGGCATGCGGAACAGGCCACCGAACCCGCCGAACTTGCCCGCCGCGCCGGCCGTGAACGTGGATTCGACCAGACGCTGGATGCGGTGTTTGGCGTCGTCCGCCGCCGCGATGTCGACGCCCGCCGAGCGGTAGTCCAGCGGCCGCTCGCTCACGGGGCGAGCTCCGACTCGAAGGTCACGAGACGATGGAATTCGCGCACGCGCCGTTCCAGGTCGACATTCGTAATTTCTAATAGGCGCTCGACCGAGAACTTCTCCACGGCGAACGACCCCATGGCGCTGCCATACACCACGGCACGGCGCAGGCTGACCTCGTCGAGGTCGCCGGTGTGCGCCAGATAGCCCATGAAGCCGCCGGCGAACGAGTCGCCGGCGCCCGTGGGGTCGAACACCTCTTCCAGCGGATACGCCGGGGCGAAGAACACCGACGACGGCGTGAACATGAACGCGCCGTGCTCGCCCTTCTTGATGATCACGAGCCGGGGTCCGCGATCCATGATCCAACGGGCCGCCCGGACGAGGTTGAACTGTTCGGTGAGCTGCCGCGCCTCGCCATCGTTGAGCGTGATGGCGTCCACCCGTCCGAGGAGGGTCAACAGCTCGGGCCGGCGGCTCTCGATCCAGAAGTTCATCGTATCGCAGGCCACCAGCTTGGGTTCGCGCACCTGTTCGAGCACGTCCAACTGGAGCCGCGGATCGATGTTCCCGAGAAAGACGAACGGGGCGTCGCGGAACTGCTCGGGGATCTTCGGATGGAAGTTGGAGAACACGCCCAGGTGCGTCTCGAGTGTCTCCGCCACGTTGAGGTCGTGACGGTACCGGCCGCGCCAGCGGAACGACGCTCCGTCGGCCTGCTCCACCCCTGCAAAGTCGACACCGCGCTTGATCAGCGGCGCCAGCTGATCCAGCGGATAATCGTTGCCCACCACCCCGACCACCTGCACGGGGGCGAGGTGGCTCGCTGCCGCAGCGAAGAAGTTGGCCGAGCCGCCGATCACGTTGTCGGCCTTGCCGAACGGGGTCTCGACGGAGTCGAGCGCGACCGAACCCACGACCAGCACGGCGCGCGTCACATGCGCTCCGGCGCGGTGATGCCGAGTACGGCGAGTCCGTTCTGCAGCACGATCTGCGCGGCACGGGCCAGGACCAGCCGGGCGTTCATGACGGGGTCCGGTTCGTTGAGCACGTGCGCCGTGTGATACCAGAGGTGCACCTTGCCCGCCGTGTCGTGCAGGTAGGTGGCCAGGCGGTGCGGCTCGAGCGCCGCCGCTGCGCCCGACAGCAGCGCCGGATAGTCGAGCAAGGCCTTGATCAGTTCCTGCTCCTCGGGGCGAGACAGCTGCGCGAAGTCCACGCCATCGCTCGACACGGTCGCGGGGTCGATCTCGCCGACGCGGAAGATGCCGGACAGGCGCGCGTGCGCCATCTGGATGTAGTACACCGGATTCTCTTCCGACTGCGCGCGCGCCAGATCGACGTCGAACTGGAGCTGCGAATCGCCCTTCCGCATGAGAAAGAAATAGCGAACCGCATCGCGCCCCACCTCGTCGATCAGGTCTCGCACCGTCACGTAGCTGCCCGCGCGCTTGGAGATCTTCACTTCCGCCCCACCCTTCATCACGGTGACCATCTGGTGAAGGACGTACTCGGGATACCCTTCGGGAATCCCCAAGTCGAGCGCTTGGAGTCCGATCCGCACCCGGGTCACGGTACTGTGGTGGTCGGAACCCTGGACGTTGATGGCCCGATGGAACCCGCGCTCCCACTTGGTCACGTGATACGCCACGTCGGGAACGAAATAGGTCGGCTCGCCGCCCTTGTCCGGGCTGCGCACCATCACACGGTCCTTGTCATCGCCGAAATCCGTGGTCTTGAGCCAGAGCGCGCCGTCCTTCTCGTACGTGTGGCCGGCGGCAACGAGACGGCGGATGGTCTCGTCCACCTTGCCATCGGCGTAGAGCGACGATTCCAGAAAGTAGACATCGAACTTCACGCCGAACGCCTGCAAATCGCGGTCCTGCTCCCCGCGCAGCTCCTGGACCGAGAACTGGCGCACGCCGTCGAGGTCGGCCCCCTCGGCGTCGGTCGGGTGCAGTTCCACGTACCGCTGGGCGATCTCGCGGATGTACTCCCCGTGGTAGCCACCCTCGGGGATCGCCACGTCGCGGCCACGGAACTCCGCGATTCGCGCCTGCACGCTGACCGCGAGATTGGCGATCTGGGCGCCGGCGTCGTTGTAATAGAATTCCCGCGTCACCTTCCAGCCCGTCGCTTCGAGCAGCGATGAGATCGCATCGCCCAAGGCCGCCTGGCGCCCGTGCCCCACGTGCAACGGCCCCGTCGGATTAGCCGACACGAACTCCACGTTCACCGGCTGCCCGCGGCCGGTGTCGTCGCGGCCATAGTCCCCCGCCAGGGCGAGCAGCCGTTCGAGGCCGTGCGCCAACGTGTCGACGGCCACACGGAAATTGATGAACCCGGGCCCCGCGATCTCCGCCGAACTCACGCCGGCACGCGCCAGGTTCAGCCCATCGATGATCTGCTGCGCGAGTTCACGCGGCTTCTGTCCCACGCCCTTGGCCAGCACCATGGCGAGATTGGTGGCCCAATCGCCAAACGACGGGTCGCGCGGGCGTTCGAGCACCGGGATCATGTCATCGGGTGCACCCAAGGCTCGCGCCGTCCGCGTGAGTTCGGCGCGGAGCCGGTCTTCACCGGACGTCATGCGTCTCTCTTCGGGGGATTCTTGGGAGCGCTCGACGTGCCGCCACTCGAGTCGGCCGCTGGTGCCGGAGTCGGCGAGTTGCCGTCGGACGCCGGCTTGGCCGCACCCTCGCTCGTCTGCCCCTTCGACGTGTCTGAATCAGACGTGGAAGGCCTTGTGCCACCACGTGTTGCGTGGGCATTCTTCCCGTAATCCGTGAGGTAGAATCCGGAGCCCTTGAACACGAGCCCACCACCGGCCGACATGCGCCGGTGTGCCACCGCCCCGCATTGTGGGCACGCGACTTCCAACTCGGACGAGCTGATCGTCCGATAGAATTTCTCGAAGTCGTGACCGTTGGGACAGCGATACTCGTAAGTAGGCATTTCGTTGGCACTTAAGACAGCGAAAGCTACCCCCCGCGCGAGGGGCGTACAAGTGCGCGACGTGCGCCCAGCGCCGAACGCGAAAGCGCGGTGTGCGAGGGTTTCGGTCGCGAACCAGCGCTACGCCGGCCGGTACTCGCCCCACTGAGCGCGCAGGGCATCGGAGATCTCGCCGACGGTGGCCCGGGCCCGCACCGCGTCGATGATCCGCGGCATGAGGGCCGGGCGGCTCGCCGGCGCGCCGCCCTTGGCGTACGGCGCCGCGGTCGCGCCTAGGGCTTCCACGGCGCGAGCGGTGGCCCGCGCATCGCGCCGGGCTCTGGTCTGCGTCAGGCGCGCCACCTGACCGCGCTCGAGTTCGCGGTAGTCGGGCGCCGGGATCACGAGGGGCGGCGCGGCGTCGGCAAACGTGTTGACGCCGATTACCGGGGTGTCGCCGCGCTCCACCGCCACCTGATATTCGTACGCGCTGCGGGCGATCTCTTCCTGGAAGAACCGCGCCTCGATGGCGCGTGCCGCACCGCCGCGCTCGGCCACCTGCGCCATGAGTTCGGTGGCCGCCCTCTCCAGCTCGTTGGTCAGCCGCTCCACGTGGTAGCTCCCAGCCAGCGGATCGGCCGTCAGCGCCACGCCGGACTCGTAGCCGATGATCTGCTGCGTGCGGAGGGCGAGCGTGGCCGCCTGCTCGGTGGGAAGGGCGAGCGCTTCGTCGTACCCATTGGTGTGCAGCGACTGCGTGCCGCCCAGCACCGCGGCGAGGGCCTGCACCGCCACGCGCACCACGTTGTTGAGGGGCTGTTGGGCCTGGAGCGTGACGCCGCCCGTCTGCGTGTGGAAGCGCAGGCGGCAGCTCCGGTCGTCGGCGCCAAACCGGTCGCGCATGAGCCGCGCGTAGAGCCGGCGCGCGGCGCGGAACTTGGCCACTTCCTCGAACAGGTCGTTGTGGGCCGCGAAGAAGTAGGAGAGCCTGGGCGCGAACGCGTTCACGTCGAGGCCGGCCGCGACGGCACGTTGCACGTATTCCACCGCGTTGGCAAAGGTGAACGCCAGCTCCTGCACCGCCGTGGCCCCCGCCTCGCGCATGTGGTAGCCGGAGATCGAGATCGGATTCCAGTTCGGCACCTCGTCGGCACAGAACCGGAACACGTCGGCGATCAGGGCCAGCGACGGCTCGGGCGGGAAGATGTAGGTGCCGCGCGCGATGTACTCCTTGAGGATGTCGTTCTGAATGGTGCCACTGAGCTCGCTGCGCGCGAGCCCTCGCTCCTCGGCGACCACGATGTACATGGCCAGCAGCATGGATGCCGTGGCATTGATGGTCATCGAGGTGGACACACGATCGAGCGGCAGGTCGGCGAGCAGTGTGTGCATATCATCCACCGTGTCGATCGCCACACCCACGCGGCCGACCTCGCCGAGCGCACGCGCGGAATCAGAATCGATCCCCATCTGCGTGGGCAGATCGAACGCGACCGACAGCCCCGTCTGCCCGGCGTCGAGCAATAGCCGAAAGCGGGCGTTGGTCTCGGCCGCCGTTCCGAAGCCCGCATACTGCCGCATGGTCCAGAGCCGGCCACGGTACATGTCCGGTTGGATCCCGCGGGTGAACGGAAATTGGCCGGGATCACCGAGGTCGCGGGCATAGTCGAGCGGGACCGCCGGCGGACGGACGACCGGGGGAACCGGGAGACCGGAGGGAGTGGAGTTCGGCAAGGAAGGCATGGGATCGAAACAGAGGAACAGCGCAGCGCCGATACTACGCAGGAGCGGAAGTGGGCGGCGGGTTGAGAATGGCGGGCGATGGAGGCAGAGGATGGTGCCCTAAGCGAAAGAGACGACGTGGCTCCGAATGTAGCTGGTTCTCGCGGGAACGGCCGCATCGTTCTCCCATCACGAGCACCAGAGCGTCTTGGCCGTCACGCCGTCGCCATCTCGCCCCGCAACACCCGCTCCGCCAACTCCACATCCGCTCGGCTCCCGATATACAACGGCGTCCGCTGGTGCAGCTCGGTGGGCTGCACGTCGAGGATCCGCTGCACCCCATCGCTGGCCAGTCCGCCGGCCTGCTCCACGATGAACGCGAGCGGATTCGCCTCATACAGCAGCCGCAGCTTGCCGGCCGGCGACTCGCGATTGCGCGGATAGGCGAAGATGCCGCCGCCGAGCAGATTGCGGTGAAAGTCGGCCACCAGCGACCCGACGTAGCGAATGCTCAGCGGCTTGCGGTCGCCCTCGATTCCACGGTAGCGCCGCATGATCGCGCGCACGTCCTCGTCCCAGAGTTGCGAGTACGAATCGTTCACCGACAGATAGCGGCCGGCCTGCGGGATCTGGATGTTGGGATGGGAAAGCAGGAACTCGCCGATCGAGGGATCCAGCGTGAACCCGTGCGCCCCCTGGCCAGTGGTGTACACGAGCATCGTGCTCGACCCGTAGATGACGTAGCCGGCGGCCACCTGGCGGCGGCCCGGCTGCAGCATGTCCTCCATCACGCCGTCGCGTCCGCGCGTGATCTTCGGTACCACGGAGAAGATCGTCCCCACGGGGACGTTGACGTCGATGTTCGACGAACCGTCGAGCGGATCGAACAGCAGCGCGTACTTCCCGGTGCGGAACTCGGGCGGGATGGGAATGATCCCGGCTTCCTCCTCCGAGGCCATGGCGCACAGGCGTCCGGTATGATCCATCGCCTTCACGATCGTCTCGTTGGCGAAGAGGTCGAGCTTCTGCTGGATCTCCCCCTGCACGTTCTCCGTGCTCGCCGAGCCGAGGATGTCTACCAGGCCGGCGCTGCGCACCTTGTTGGCGATCATCTTGGCCGCGAGTGCGAGATCGTACAGGATGTTGGACAGATCCCCGCTCGCGTCGGGATGCAGCCGTTCCTGCTCGATGATGAACCGCTCGATCGTGACGACCGAAGTCGACGTGTGATTGACCACGAACCCGTCCTCGGTGAGGGAGGGACTGAAAAGGAACTTGAGGGCCGAGTGGCGCGGCGGGCAAGTCCGGAGATTCCGCAGTACGTCGCCGCCACCCCCGCACCACACGGCGGGACTCGACGGCACCGGCGGCGCCGTCACGCACGGACCAGCGGGCGCACGTGATCGAAGATCAGCTCGGTCTCGATGTGCCCCACTTCCTTGCGCGACAGGAACCGGTCGAGCGCCAGATCGCGAAGGTGCTGCGCATCGCGCGCCACGACGTGGACGAGGAAATCGATCTCTCCGCTCACGTGGTACACATCGACGACTTCGGGAATCGTGATCACATAGGCGCGGAACCGCTCGAAATTCTCGCGCGAATGCTGCGGAATGCGCACGGCGATCATGGCCTCGATGCCATAGCCGAGCACGGCCGGATTGACGTCGGCATGAAAGCCCTGCACCGCCCCGGTCGCGACCAGTCGTCGCACGCGCTCGTGGCAGCTGGAAGGGGCCAGGCCCACGCGCGCCGCCAGTTCCTTATTCGAGAGCCGAGCATTGTTCGCGAGGAGGGCCAGAAGCTGGTGATCCGTTTGGTCGAGCGGTCGATTTTCCATATGATTGCCGAAAAGTATTCGTTAGACAATCCGGGCGTCCGAACACTATTCTACTAGCATGGCCCACACGGAAGCAAATTCCATGATCCAGCGCTCGATCGACACCACCGGCGTCCATGCAGGACGCGAGGACTTCCGACAGCTCGGGGTCCACGCTCCGCCCCTCGACCTGTCCACGACCTACCCGATCGGCGAACTCAGCGAGGCCATCCATGACATCGATGCGATGATTGCCGGCGACCGTCCCGAGCGGAACGCCATCTACGCCCGACTCGCCAATCCCACCGTCGACCGCTTCGAACGCGCATTTGCCCAACTCGAGGCCGCCGACGACGCCGTGAGCTATGGTTCCGGCATGGCGGCGGTCACGGCTGCGCTCCTCGTGGCTCGCCAGCGCGGATCGCACGTGGTGGCCGTGCGCCCGCTGTATGGCGGCACCGACCACCTGCTCGCGTCCCGTCTCCTATCGCTGGAAGTGACCTGGGCCGCGGCCGACGGGGTGGCCGCGGCGATCCGCCCCGACACATCACTCGTCGTCATCGAGACCCCGGGCAATCCCACCCTCGCCCTCGTCGATATCGCTGACGTCGTGCGCCAGGCCGGACGCGTGCCCGTGCTCGTCGATTCGACGTTCGCCACCCCCGTGCTCCAGCAGCCCCTGACGCTGGGCGCCACGCTCTCCCTGCACAGCGCCACCAAGTATCTGGGGGGCCACGGCGACGTGATGGCCGGAGTCATCGCCACCAACGACGATTGGGCGGGCGCGCTTCGCCAGGTCCGCATCCTCACTGGCGCCGTGCTGCACCCCATGGGGGCGTACCTGCTGCACCGCGGGCTCCAGACCCTGGCCGTGCGCGTGCGCACGGCCCAGGCCGGCGCGATCACGATCGCCAAGCGCCTGGCGGCCGACCCGGCCGTCGAACGCGTGTACTTTCCCGGCCTTCCGGGCGGCGATCCACGAGGGCTCCTGGGACGACAGATGCGCGGCCCGGGCGCGATGATCAGCTTCGACATGGCCGGCGGTTTCGACGCGGCCGCCGCCGTGCTCCGCGACGTCCAACTCATCACGCCCGCCGTGAGTCTCGGCTCCACCGATACGTTGATTCAGCATCCGGCGGGGCTCACGCACCGAGTGATCGGCGAAGCGGCGCGCTTGGAAGAGGGGCTCAGCCCCGGCATGCTGCGCCTCAGCATTGGCCTCGAGTCGCCCGACGACATCTGGGCCGACCTCACGCGCGCGCTGACCGCCGCGCTGCCTGCAACCGTCACCGGCCATTCGTCGTCACCTGCCTGGACCGTGACCGTGTGACCGTCCGTCCGCACCACCAGGGTGGACAAGCGATCGGTGCGCAGCACCTGAGCGCCGGAGGCGGCCAGGCGCCGCATGACGGAGGAGCTGGGATGCCCGTAGATGTTCCCTGCGCCCACTGACACGAGCGCCACGCGGGGCGTTACGGCATCGAGGAACTCGGGCGTCGTGCTGGTGGAGCTGCCGTGGTGCCCTACCTTGAGCACGTCGGCATCGAGATACCGGCGCTCGTGCGTCAGCAGCCAGTCCTCCTCTCCGCGCTCGGCGTCGCCCACGAGGAGCATGCGCACCTCGCCCACGCGCACGAGCACGATGGCACTCGCTTCGTTGGCGTCGCGCAGCCCTGACGTCCAGGCGGAATCGGGGCCGAGAAAGGTGAGGGTCGCCTCGTCCACAACCAGAGAATCGCCGGGGTGCACGCGGTGCCAGATCGTGCCGTCGCGGCGCGCTTCGAGCAGGGACGCCCGGTACGCCTGGCCGGCCCGCGTGTACGCCGCATCGTAGTAGTCGCGCGGGCGCAGGGCGCGCAGGACACTCGCCGCGCCGCCGACGTGATCGTCGTGCGGATGTGAGAGGATGAACGCCGCCAGCGTTCCCCCGCGGTGCGCGAGGTACGGCACGACCGTCGACCGCCCGGCATCGCCCCCGCGCCAGACGCGGCCCGCGTCCATCAGCACCCAGTGGCCGCGCGCCGTACGCAGCGCGATGGCGTCGCCCTGCCCGACGTCGATCACGTGCAGTTCGGTGCGCCCATTCCCTGCGGGCGCCAAGGGCGCCCACGCGATCACGCCCAGCGCCCCGGCCGCGACCGTCGCGGCGCGCGCCGGAAAGCGACTCACGCAAGCCACGACGAGCGCGACGGCAAACACAACGCCGAATGCCGCCGCCAGTGCGGACGGGGCCACGGCGACCGCTGCGCCGGGCACACCCGCCGCCGTCGAGGCGACGTACTCGAAGGCGCGCAACGCTGGGTGGGCAGCGTCGGCGAACCACCGCGCCACGACCGGAACCGGCGCGAGCGCGAGAGCCAGGAACATCATCGGCTGTGCCAGCGCGATCACCGGCGCCGCGAAGACGTTCGCGACGGGCCCGATGAGGCTGACCCGGCCAAAGCTCCAGGCGACGAGGGGCGCGGTGACCACGGTGGCCATGGTCGAGCCGAGCACGATGCCGGTCACCGCGCGCACGCTGGAGTGGCCGGCTCGCAGCCGCGGCCAGCGATGCGAGAGCGCACCGGCGGCCACGAGTGCCGCGACCCCCGCGATGCTCAACTGATACCCCACGTCGGCGACGGCCCGCGGGTCGCCCAGCGGAACGGCGGCCCCCAGCGCGAGCACCGACCAGGGGGACACGGGACGCTGCCAACGGCGAGATACGACGACCACGCCGAGCATCACCGCCGAGCGCAGCGCCGGCGGCGGTGCGCCGAGCATGGCCACGTACGCGCCGATCACCGCCAGGGTGGCGACGTCGGCACGCCGCCGCGATAGACGCAAGAGCTGGAACACGAGATCCGCGGCCACGGCGATGAGAGCGACGTGCAAGCCGGAAATCGAGAGCATATGGGCGAGGCCGGCGGCAGCGTACCGATCGCGCATCTCGGCGGG
Protein-coding sequences here:
- a CDS encoding riboflavin synthase — encoded protein: MFSGLVDSVGSLDRVAETEAGREFRILCGYDDLTDGESIAVNGACLTVRAHGPGWFTVAAVSTTMGRTTLAGWQVGRRVNLERALRLGDRLGGHLVLGHVDGVGRVQNVAQRGDARLVDLALPVEVAELLVPQGSLTVDGVSLTVNALPVGETAQISLIEYTLRHTTLGALREADEVHVEADVIGKYIQRLTASYRTQAI
- the ribD gene encoding bifunctional diaminohydroxyphosphoribosylaminopyrimidine deaminase/5-amino-6-(5-phosphoribosylamino)uracil reductase RibD, which encodes MTDRDGSAFMRRALELARTGWGQTAPNPMVGAVVVRDGAVVGEGCHARYGEAHAEVAALAAAGGRAQGATMYVTLEPCTHHGKTPPCVEAIITAGVTRVVIATRDPHPQAAGGADRLRAAGIGVDIGHGATEARELNAAYFHRLAHGERPFVTLKLAVSIDTAIAAADRSTTTFLTGPESRREVHRLRAGHDAIAVGVGTVLADDPQLTVRHWDPPRVPLTRVVFDSTLRTPLESALVRTARETPVVLVARAPDPARARALEGAGVVVVEAPGFTEALLALAERGIGSLLVEGGARLAGTFLANAAADRLIIFRAPVVLGEGALNAFAFAPPADVARLERLRVLERRVLGADVMTTYALGAP
- the purM gene encoding phosphoribosylformylglycinamidine cyclo-ligase: MSERPLDYRSAGVDIAAADDAKHRIQRLVESTFTAGAAGKFGGFGGLFRMPADARRPLLVSSADGVGTKIKVAIEADRHDTVGHDLVNHCVNDILVQGAVPLFFLDYVAFGRLVPSVVERVVAGVAAGCRENGCALMGGETAEMPGLYTPPDYDLAGFIVGYVDEDAVLGAERVREGDVLLGFPSSGLHTNGYSLARRIVSERMGLGVADPFPGEAGSVADVLLRVHRSYLPALRSLLGRIRAMAHITGGGLPGNLNRALPDTLDAEVDARTWTVPNVFAQLQRAGGVTADEMFRAFNMGVGMVAIAARGEAETVLTDAAAAGLAGWQLGRVVRGSGRVHIQHAEAV
- a CDS encoding PfkB family carbohydrate kinase is translated as MTRAVLVVGSVALDSVETPFGKADNVIGGSANFFAAAASHLAPVQVVGVVGNDYPLDQLAPLIKRGVDFAGVEQADGASFRWRGRYRHDLNVAETLETHLGVFSNFHPKIPEQFRDAPFVFLGNIDPRLQLDVLEQVREPKLVACDTMNFWIESRRPELLTLLGRVDAITLNDGEARQLTEQFNLVRAARWIMDRGPRLVIIKKGEHGAFMFTPSSVFFAPAYPLEEVFDPTGAGDSFAGGFMGYLAHTGDLDEVSLRRAVVYGSAMGSFAVEKFSVERLLEITNVDLERRVREFHRLVTFESELAP
- the argS gene encoding arginine--tRNA ligase; protein product: MTSGEDRLRAELTRTARALGAPDDMIPVLERPRDPSFGDWATNLAMVLAKGVGQKPRELAQQIIDGLNLARAGVSSAEIAGPGFINFRVAVDTLAHGLERLLALAGDYGRDDTGRGQPVNVEFVSANPTGPLHVGHGRQAALGDAISSLLEATGWKVTREFYYNDAGAQIANLAVSVQARIAEFRGRDVAIPEGGYHGEYIREIAQRYVELHPTDAEGADLDGVRQFSVQELRGEQDRDLQAFGVKFDVYFLESSLYADGKVDETIRRLVAAGHTYEKDGALWLKTTDFGDDKDRVMVRSPDKGGEPTYFVPDVAYHVTKWERGFHRAINVQGSDHHSTVTRVRIGLQALDLGIPEGYPEYVLHQMVTVMKGGAEVKISKRAGSYVTVRDLIDEVGRDAVRYFFLMRKGDSQLQFDVDLARAQSEENPVYYIQMAHARLSGIFRVGEIDPATVSSDGVDFAQLSRPEEQELIKALLDYPALLSGAAAALEPHRLATYLHDTAGKVHLWYHTAHVLNEPDPVMNARLVLARAAQIVLQNGLAVLGITAPERM
- a CDS encoding methylmalonyl-CoA mutase family protein, whose amino-acid sequence is MPSLPNSTPSGLPVPPVVRPPAVPLDYARDLGDPGQFPFTRGIQPDMYRGRLWTMRQYAGFGTAAETNARFRLLLDAGQTGLSVAFDLPTQMGIDSDSARALGEVGRVGVAIDTVDDMHTLLADLPLDRVSTSMTINATASMLLAMYIVVAEERGLARSELSGTIQNDILKEYIARGTYIFPPEPSLALIADVFRFCADEVPNWNPISISGYHMREAGATAVQELAFTFANAVEYVQRAVAAGLDVNAFAPRLSYFFAAHNDLFEEVAKFRAARRLYARLMRDRFGADDRSCRLRFHTQTGGVTLQAQQPLNNVVRVAVQALAAVLGGTQSLHTNGYDEALALPTEQAATLALRTQQIIGYESGVALTADPLAGSYHVERLTNELERAATELMAQVAERGGAARAIEARFFQEEIARSAYEYQVAVERGDTPVIGVNTFADAAPPLVIPAPDYRELERGQVARLTQTRARRDARATARAVEALGATAAPYAKGGAPASRPALMPRIIDAVRARATVGEISDALRAQWGEYRPA
- the fbp gene encoding class 1 fructose-bisphosphatase; amino-acid sequence: MTAPPVPSSPAVWCGGGGDVLRNLRTCPPRHSALKFLFSPSLTEDGFVVNHTSTSVVTIERFIIEQERLHPDASGDLSNILYDLALAAKMIANKVRSAGLVDILGSASTENVQGEIQQKLDLFANETIVKAMDHTGRLCAMASEEEAGIIPIPPEFRTGKYALLFDPLDGSSNIDVNVPVGTIFSVVPKITRGRDGVMEDMLQPGRRQVAAGYVIYGSSTMLVYTTGQGAHGFTLDPSIGEFLLSHPNIQIPQAGRYLSVNDSYSQLWDEDVRAIMRRYRGIEGDRKPLSIRYVGSLVADFHRNLLGGGIFAYPRNRESPAGKLRLLYEANPLAFIVEQAGGLASDGVQRILDVQPTELHQRTPLYIGSRADVELAERVLRGEMATA